The Gemmatimonadaceae bacterium region CGGGTCGATCCCCACCGCGCGCAGCTTGCGCTCCGCGCCGCCCAGCAGGTTCCCGGTCAGCAGCCCGAGCACGCGATCGGCGCGCCGCTCGAGGGCGTCGAGCAGCTCCAGCACGCCTTCATACAGCACCATGCGCAGCTCACCGCTTGCCAGCTCGCGATCGAGCCGCGCGAGGTACTCGTCGAGGATGGTCGGGAGCCGCTCGTCGATCGCTGCATCGTCCATCCCCGCCTCGCGCATCAGCTCGCGCACGATCTGCATGTCGGTCTTTCCATCATAGCGGTACGTGGACGCGCCCGGCGTTCCGAAGGCCGAGAGGAGCGCCCCTTCCATGGCGCGGCGTCCGGCTCCTTCGGTGGAGAGAATCGTACCGTCGATATCGAAGAGGACGAGCCTCACTATTCTATGAGAAGACGAGAGGACGAGAGGACGAGAAGACGAGATGCTAGCGGCGTGTGAGCAATAGGCCGGAGATGACGCAGAGGGCGCCGACGAGTTGCGGTGCGGTTGGCACCTCGCGGAAGGCGAGGAAGGCGACGATCGCGGCGATGATCGGTTGCAGGTTCGAGTACACCGCCGTCCGCGTGGGACCGAGGACGCGCAGGCCACGATACCAGAACAGGTACGCGAGCACCATCGCGAGCATGGCGGAATAGAGAAGCGCGAGATAGACCCCCGGGGGGAGCGCGCTCCACTGCGTCCCCATGATCGCGGGAATCGCCACGACGCTGGCGATGAGTGCCCCGCCAACCATGGTGTAGCCGCCAATCTGCAGCGTGTGCACCTGTGTGGCGATGCGGCGAAGGGCGACGGAATACGCCGCCCAACTGAGCGATGCGGCAACGAGCAGGGCGGCGCCGAGCGGAGTGTCGTTCCCCGCTCCGCCACGCGCAGACCCCAGCACCACGCTCGAGCATCCGACGATCTGCAGGGCGATCCCGCTCCATTGGCGGCGCGAGAGCGTCTCGGCACCGAGCAGGCGCCCGAGCACGGCGACGAACGCCGGCGTGGAGGCGACGATGAGCGCGGCAGTGGCCACGCGCGCGCGCACCACACCCAGGATGAACAGCGTCTGGTAGACGCCGTTCCCCAGCATCCCGAGCGCGATGAGCTTGGCCACCAGCGGACGCGGGACGCGCTCCAGCCGCATGGCGCCGGCGATTCCGAGCTGCGTGACGGCCGCAATCGGGATGCGCGTGCCGTTGAAGGCGAGGGGCGCCATGAACTGCGTCCCGTACTTGAGGACCGAGAAGTTGATCCCCCAGATCGTGGCCATCAGGAGGAGGAGCATGTCGGTCACCCAGCGCGACTCACCTTCCTGCGGCACGACATCGCGCGCGGCGACGATTCCAGAAGCGCTGACAGCCATGCCCAAAGGTAGACGGCGCGCGTAAGATTGGGGATGCATGTCTCCTTCGCACTTTTCGCCGACGCGGCGAACATCTCCCAGGAAGGGAAGCTCAACA contains the following coding sequences:
- a CDS encoding haloacid dehalogenase-like hydrolase encodes the protein MRLVLFDIDGTILSTEGAGRRAMEGALLSAFGTPGASTYRYDGKTDMQIVRELMREAGMDDAAIDERLPTILDEYLARLDRELASGELRMVLYEGVLELLDALERRADRVLGLLTGNLLGGAERKLRAVGIDPQRFRIGAFGSDHEHRPALPAIALERWRAMANGAAHGGDRLVIIGDTPADIDCGRGVGARAIAVATGHYSVDTLAAHAPAAVFADLRDTEAVMRAIDAD
- a CDS encoding EamA family transporter gives rise to the protein MAVSASGIVAARDVVPQEGESRWVTDMLLLLMATIWGINFSVLKYGTQFMAPLAFNGTRIPIAAVTQLGIAGAMRLERVPRPLVAKLIALGMLGNGVYQTLFILGVVRARVATAALIVASTPAFVAVLGRLLGAETLSRRQWSGIALQIVGCSSVVLGSARGGAGNDTPLGAALLVAASLSWAAYSVALRRIATQVHTLQIGGYTMVGGALIASVVAIPAIMGTQWSALPPGVYLALLYSAMLAMVLAYLFWYRGLRVLGPTRTAVYSNLQPIIAAIVAFLAFREVPTAPQLVGALCVISGLLLTRR